One Vibrio campbellii CAIM 519 = NBRC 15631 = ATCC 25920 genomic window carries:
- the mioC gene encoding FMN-binding protein MioC: MIHIITGSTLGGAEYVGDHLSDLLNENGFETTIHNQPELSAIENQGTWLVITSTHGAGEYPDNIQPFIAALQNTSPKMADVKFAVIAIGDSSYDTFCAAGQHAYDLLEDIGATPITDCLKIDVLSHDVPEDAAEVWLKENLARFSA; this comes from the coding sequence ATGATCCACATTATTACAGGCAGTACGTTAGGTGGCGCAGAATACGTTGGTGATCACCTAAGTGATCTACTCAATGAGAACGGTTTTGAAACAACGATCCACAACCAGCCGGAGTTGTCTGCGATCGAAAACCAAGGCACTTGGTTGGTGATCACTTCAACTCACGGCGCAGGTGAATACCCAGATAACATTCAGCCTTTCATTGCTGCATTACAAAACACATCGCCTAAGATGGCAGACGTAAAGTTTGCTGTGATAGCGATTGGTGACTCAAGTTACGATACGTTCTGTGCTGCAGGCCAACATGCTTACGACCTGTTAGAAGACATTGGCGCAACGCCAATCACAGACTGCTTGAAGATTGATGTACTTAGCCACGACGTACCTGAAGACGCAGCAGAAGTGTGGTTAAAGGAAAATCTGGCTCGCTTTTCTGCTTAA